Proteins found in one Aethina tumida isolate Nest 87 chromosome 1, icAetTumi1.1, whole genome shotgun sequence genomic segment:
- the LOC109597599 gene encoding radial spoke head protein 9 homolog — protein MNLDMVLNTLDITGQAGRTLTTEESIVLYNSLLILQNENHFTKVYFWGKIFGTVKDYYIAYGYVKDALSDRSFYYSRDCTNWGLMPLPTEEGKLLTPLCTTMFEGDPALIVDIRIEEGEELSGTVITKPQVRKLKEENRLAATVHFLNHEAVVIPRGALFKRPDGVVVENRTFEGLSELESREIKAFLHYRLPTQKWNTNLLTRDDYNFAIDFMDPCDIDIPEGCFIHHLVAGDILVMIKPMYWPGMINFHYLQSPKYGFVYFGNGKRCIDVPFLLLPNL, from the coding sequence ATGAATTTGGACATGGTTCTAAATACCTTGGACATAACTGGTCAAGCTGGGAGAACTCTCACCACCGAAGAAAGCATAGTATTGTATAATTCCCTGTTGATACTACAAAACGAGAATCATTTTACCAAGGTCTACTTCTGGGGTAAAATATTTGGAACTGTCAAGGATTATTACATAGCATATGGGTACGTTAAGGATGCGTTGTCTGAtagatcattttattatagcCGAGACTGCACAAACTGGGGTCTTATGCCTTTACCCACCGAAGAAGGCAAACTTCTGACCCCGTTGTGCACGACCATGTTTGAAGGTGATCCGGCGCTTATAGTTGACATTCGCATTGAAGAAGGTGAAGAACTTTCTGGTACCGTGATCACGAAGCCGCAAGTAAGGAAGCTGAAGGAAGAAAACCGTCTGGCGGCAACGGTTCACTTCTTAAACCACGAGGCTGTGGTCATTCCACGAGGAGCCCTGTTCAAAAGACCGGACGGGGTTGTTGTCGAAAACAGAACATTTGAAGGACTTTCGGAATTGGAATCGAGAGAGATTAAAGCATTTTTACATTACAGATTGCCAACTCAGAAATGGAACACTAATTTGTTGACCAGAGATGACTATAATTTTGCTATTGATTTTATGGATCCGTGTGACATTGACATTCCAGAAGGATGTTTTATTCATCATTTGGTGGCCGGCGACATTCTAGTTATGATTAAGCCAATGTATTGGCCTGGAATgatcaattttcattatttgcaGTCACCTAAGTACGGATTTGTTTACTTTGGCAACGGCAAGAGATGCATTGATGTGCCATTTCTATTATTACCTaacctttaa